The following coding sequences are from one Catharus ustulatus isolate bCatUst1 chromosome 30, bCatUst1.pri.v2, whole genome shotgun sequence window:
- the RIT1 gene encoding GTP-binding protein Rit1 — MEPGARPGGGGAPGQSREYKLVMLGAGGVGKSAMTMQFISHRFPEDHDPTIEDAYKIRIRIDDEPANLDILDTAGQAEFTAMRDQYMRAGEGFIICYSITDRRSFHEVREFKQLIYRVRRTDDTPVVLVGNKSDLTQLRQVSKEEGSALAREFNCPFFETSAAFRYYIDDVFHALVREIRRKEREAVMALERKSKPKSSVWKRLKSPFRRKKDSVT; from the exons ATGGAGCCCGGAGCCcgcccgggcggcggcggcgccccgGGGCAGTCCCGAGAGTACAAACTGGTGATGCTGGGAGCGGGAGGCGTCGGCAAGAGCG CCATGACCATGCAGTTCATCAGCCATCGGTTCCCAGAGGACCACGACCCCACCATTG AGGATGCCTACAAAATCCGGATCCGCATCGATGATGAGCCTGCCAACCTGGATATTTTGGATACagcaggacag GCAGAGTTCACAGCCATGAGGGATCAGTACATGAGGGCTGGGGAAGGTTTCATCATCTGCTACTCCATCACGGACCGGCGCAGCTTCCACGAGGTGCGCGAGTTCAAGCAGCTCATTTACCGCGTGCGCCGCACCGACGACACCCCCGTGGTGCTGGTGGGAAACAAGTCTGACCTCACCCAGCTGCGCCAG GTGTCCAAAGAGGAAGGCTCTGCCCTGGCCCGGGAGTTCAACTGCCCCTTCTTCGAGACCTCGGCCGCCTTCCGCTACTACATCGACGACGTGTTCCACGCGCTGGTGCGCGAGATCCGCCGCAAGGAGAGGGAGGCTGTCATGGCCTTGGAGAGGAAATCCAAGCCCAAAAGCAGCGTCTGGAAAAGACTCAAGTCCCCCTTTCGGAGAAAGAAGGATTCAGTCACTTGA